CTCCGTTCGTCGGACCTTGGAAGAGCACGGTGCGTTGGAATACACCACCATCGTCGCAGCCCCGGCTTCTGACTCCGCTGGATTCAAGTGGCTGGCGCCGTTCTCCGGCGCAGCCCTGGGCCAGCACTGGATGTATCAGGGCAATCACGTTTTGATCATTTATGATGATCTGACTAAGCAGGCCGAGGCTTATCGCGCAATCTCCCTGTTGCTGCGTCGTCCTCCGGGCCGTGAGGCTTATCCTGGCGACGTGTTCTATCTCCACTCACGTCTATTGGAGCGTGCTGCGAAGCTCTCCGATGACATGGGTGCTGGATCCATGACCGCGTTGCCGATTATCGAAACCAAGGCAAATGACGTGTCGGCCTTTATTCCGACCAACGTTATTTCCATTACCGACGGACAGGTCTTCCTTGAATCGGATCTGTTTAACCAGGGTGTACGCCCGGCTATTAACGTTGGTATTTCGGTATCTCGTGTTGGTGGTGCCGCCCAGACCAAAGGTATGAAGAAAGTTGCTGGCTCCTTGCGTCTTGACCTCGCTGCATACCGTGATCTGGAAGCTTTCGCTGCTTTCGCCTCTGACTTGGATGCCTCTTCCAAGGCACAGCTTGAGCGTGGACAGCGTCTGGTAGAGCTGCTGAAGCAGCCGGAATCCTCCCCGCAAGCCGTAGACTTCCAGATGATCTCCATCTGGCTAGCTGGCGAGGGCGTCTTCGATGTCGTTCCCGTCGAGGACGTTCGTCGCTACGAATCTGAGCTGCACGAGTACCTTCACCAGAATGCTCCGGAGGTATACCAGCAGATCGACGGCGGGGCCGCCCTGTCCGATGAATCGAAGGAAACCTTGCTCAAAGCAAACGATGAATTTGCTAAAGGCTTCCGGACCACAGAAGGCCATACCGTTGTCAATGAGCCGGAAGTTGCTCCACTCGATGACTCCGAGGTGCAGAAGAACCAGCTTTCCGTCTCCCGTAAGTCGGCCAAGAAATAAGGCACCCTATGGCTAGTTTCCTGACCACTAAGGAGAAAGAAGGGAGGCACGTGAACCATGGCTAGTCTTCGCGACCTACGTGACCGCATCAGGTCCGTGAATTCGACGAAGAAGATCACCAAGGCTCAAGAGCTGATTGCGACCTCACGCATCACTAAGGCTCAGGCCCGCGTGGATGCTTCGATGCCCTATGCCCATGAGATGCAACATGTCATGGAGCGGCTGGCAGCTGCGAGCTCTCTTGATCACCCAATGCTGCATGAGCGTGAGGGCGGTAAGGTAGCTGCAATCCTCGTGGTCTCAAGTGACCGTGGTATGTGCGGTGGCTATAACAACAATGTTTTCAAGAAGGCTGCTGAACTCGAAGCAAACCTGAAGAATAAAGGCTATGAGGTTGTCCGGTATGTCACCGGCAACAAGGGCATCGGTTATTACAAGTTCCGCGAACTACCGGTAGCAGGTGCATGGTCTGGATTTTCTCAGGATCCAAGCTGGGATGCCACCCACGATGTTCGACGCCACCTCGTCGATGGTTTCATTGCCGGTTCTGAAGGAACCGCGAAGAGCCGAGAAGGTTTGAATGACCCCGACGGCAAGGGAGTTCGTGGCTTTGACCAGGTCCATGTGGTGTACACCGAGTTCGAATCGATGCTCAGTCAAACTCCACGGGCGCATCAGTTACTTCCCATTGAGCCTGTCATCGAGGAAGAAGAGCTTCACCTCGGTGAAAGTGCGCTTTCTGATGGGGACAAGGTGACCGCGGACATTGAATTTGAACCGGATGCAGATACCTTGTTAGATCAGCTGCTCCCGAAGTACATTTCGCGAAGCATCTTCGCAATGTTCCTCGAAGCATCTGCCTCGGAATCAGCGTCCCGGCGCAATGCTATGAAATCTGCAACCGATAATGCCACGGCTTTGGTTAAAGATCTCTCTCGTGTGGCCAACCAGGCACGTCAGGCGCAGATTACTCAGGAAATCACAGAGATCGTCGGTGGCGCTGGTGCGCTTGCCGAAAGCGGAGAAAGTGACTAATTATGACTACAGCTCTCAATGAGCAAACCGACCAGCAGACGGGAACCGTCGGCCGTGTCGTGCGTGTCATTGGCGCCGTCGTCGACGTGGAATTCCCGCGCGGCGAGCTCCCGGCCCTGTACAACGCGCTGACGGTTGAGGTGACCCTGGAAGCTGTTGCTAAGACCATTACTCTGGAAGTTGCTCAGCACTTGGGTGACAACCTTGTTCGTACCATCGCTATGGCACCGACCGACGGCTTGGTCCGTGGTGCTGACGTCAAAGACAGTGGCAAACCCATCTCGGTTCCCGTCGGCGATGTCGTGAAGGGCCATGTGTTCAACGCCCTCGGAGAGTGCTTGGATGAGCCAGGCCTTGGCCGCGATGGAGAGCAATGGGGCATCCACCGGGATCCGCCACCCTTCGATCAATTGGAGGGCAAGACCGAGATCCTCGAAACCGGCATTAAGGTCATCGACCTTTTGACCCCTTATGTTAAGGGCGGAAAGATTGGCCTCTTCGGTGGTGCCGGCGTGGGTAAGACCGTTTTGATCCAAGAGATGATTACCCGTATTGCTCGGGAGTTCTCGGGTACTTCGGTTTTCGCTGGCGTTGGTGAACGTACCCGTGAAGGTACCGACCTCTTCCTGGAAATGGAAGAAATGGGCGTGTTGCAAGATACCGCCTTGGTATTCGGTCAGATGGATGAGCCGCCGGGAGTTCGTATGCGGGTGGCTTTGTCAGGTTTGACCATGGCGGAGTATTTCCGCGATGTTCAGCACCAGGACGTGTTGTTGTTCATCGACAACATCTTCCGTTTCACCCAGGCTGGTTCCGAGGTTTCCACCCTTTTGGGTCGTATGCCTTCCGCGGTGGGTTATCAGCCCACCCTGGCTGATGAAATGGGTGTGCTCCAGGAGCGGATTACCTCCACCAAGGGTAAGTCCATTACCTCCTTGCAAGCCGTCTACGTTCCGGCGGATGACTACACGGACCCTGCTCCGGCTACCACCTTCGCGCACCTTGACGCCACGACAGAACTTGATCGTGGTATCGCTTCTAAGGGTATTTACCCGGCGGTGAACCCGCTGACTTCTACCTCTCGTATTCTCGAGCCGGGTATTGTTGGCGAGCGTCACTATGAGGTTGCTCAGCGCGTTATCGGTATCCTCCAGAAGAACAAAGAATTGCAGGATATCATCGCCATTCTTGGTATGGATGAGTTGTCCGAAGAAGACAAGATCACCGTGCAGCGAGCACGTCGGATTGAACGCTTCTTAGGTCAGAACTTCTTTGTTGCTGAGAAGTTCACCGGTTTGCCGGGATCCTATGTACCGTTGGCTGATACCATCGACGCTTTCGAGCGAATCTGCAATGGCGAATTCGATCACTACCCAGAGCAGGCTTTCAATGGCCTGGGTGGTCTCGATGACGTCGAGGAAGCCTACAAGAAGATGACCGAGAAGTAGGGGAGACGAGCACATGGCTGACATCACCGTAGAACTGGTCTCGGTGGAACGCATGCTGTGGTCTGGCCAGGCCACCATCGTTACGGCACAGACCATCGAGGGTGAGATAGGCGTGCTCCCCGGTCACGAGCCTATGCTTGGCCAACTGGTTGAGAATGGTGTTGTGACCATCCGTCCGGTAGACGGCGACCGCAAAGTTGCCGCTGTCCAAGGTGGATTCATCTCGGTCAGCACCGAGAAGGTCACCATCTTGGCTGATTTCGCAGTGTGGGCTGATGAAGTCAATCAAGCCCAAGCTGAGGAAGAAAGCACATCTGAAGATGAACTCATCCGGTCCCGTGCTGAGGCTGGTCTTCGTGCTTTGCGTCGGAGTCAGGAAAGCTAGTTCCTAGATTCGGAGCTAAGCCATGGGGCGACACGCCTCTCCCCATTAACACACCTTTCTAGCTGCCCCGCCAGGGGAGCTAGGAGGGTGTTTTCTTGTCTCTTAGGGAACTTAAATCCTGTGCAGAAAAGTGCTAAACTCAGCTCTAAATAATCACGTCACCATAGTTACCTTTGGATATTGTGGTGATAGTGCTAAAGCCGCGATGTTGTGTGGGAGGGCTAGCATGGGATATGTCACCTGGTGTATGGTGATCCTGCTCTTCGCGCTGTGTTCCTTGGGAATGTGGCGTTTTTTTATGCTTCGTTCCCGTGGCACCACCGTTGTTCTCCGCCGATTGCCAGCCGAAGGACTTCACGGTTGGCGTCACGGGATTCTTCATTATCGCCGTAATGATTTGGATTACTATAAACTACGGTCCTTATCACCCTTGGCAGATTTGGTTGTCCATCGCAGCGAAGTGGCCGTGATCGGGCGTCGAGCTACCTCCGAACCGGAGGCCTCTTTTCTTCCCCCGGATCTGCATATCCTGAAGCTGCAGATCAAAAACCATGGTTATGAACTTGCCATCAACACTCGTGGTGAAATGGCTTTAACCGCCTGGTTGGAATCCGCGCCAGATATTCGCCAAGAGCGGATGGACCCGAAATCTCTCCGCAAACATCTGCATCCTTGAATAATTCTTGTTGCCGCGGGGGTATCGTTTCCAGACTGAAGCGTAAACGCTAGCCTGTAAAGAATGCGTCTAGTCATTGCTCACTGCTCTGTTGATTATGTAGGGCGGTTATCTGCTCACCTTCCGATGGCGGATCGACTCATCATGATAAAAGCGGATGGCTCGGTGTCTATCCATGCTGATGACCGGGCATATAAGCCGCTTAATTGGATGACTCCGCCGTGCACGGTGAAGGAGATGACGCTTGATGAAGACGGAGATCAACAAACACCGCTAATTCTTTGGGTTGTCGAGAATCCTAAAGGGGAACAGCTAAGAATTACGATTCAAAAACTCCACCACGAGCTTTCCTGGGAACTCGGTGAGGATCCCGGTCTGGTCAAAGATGGTGTGGAAGCTCATCTCCAAGAACTATTGGCTGAACACATTGATACCTTAGGCGAGGGATATCGACTCATTAGAAGAGAATATCCGACGGCGATTGGCCCGGTGGATATTCTTTGCCGCGATGAAACCGGGGCAACGGTGGCGGTCGAAATTAAGCGTCGGGGTGGAATTGATGGAGTTGAACAGCTAACTCGATACCTTGAATTACTGAATCGCGATGATGTTCTTGCCCCTGTGCAAGGAATTTTTGCCGCCCAACAGATTAAACCTCAAGCTCGAACATTGGCTGAAGATCGAGGGATCCGGTGTGTGACCTTGGACTATGATGCCTTGCGGGGAATTGAGAGCGATGAATTGCGGTTGTTCTAATGCCAAGGCGTAACCGGCGCGAACGTCCTACCGGATATTCCCCTTTAGCCAGGGACGGGGCTAGATACCTGGGGGTTAGGGAAGAGCCAGGCCCGTCGTGGGCAAGGCAGGAAGTCTTTTTGGTTCGCCCTATGGGATCACATGCTGCCCAAAAGACCTATCGTTGCCCAGGATGCGAAAATCTCATTACCCCCGGCACCGCTCACATCGTAGCCTGGCCAAAAGAATGGGCTGGTAGGGAGGATGATCGTCGGCACTGGCATAGCTATTGTTGGCAGCGCCGCTAGGGGAGTTTTCCTCACCAGATATCCTCGACACCATGATTGTTGCTTTTTCAGTTGCTCCCACTCACACTCCCACTGCCGACGCAGAAATGTCCGAGGCGGTAGCGCGAGCAGTCCGAATTGTCCGTGCTTCTGGTCTACCGTGCGAAACAAACGCTATGTTCACCAATATCGAGGGGGAATGGGATGAAGTCATGGATGTGATCCGTCGGGCTACCGAGGTGGTCGCAGAGGTGTCGCCACGGGTATCCCTCGTCATTAAGGCAGATATTCGGGCCGGTTATAGCGGACAAATGCAGCAGAAAGTAGCGTCTCTTGAAAAACATCTTTCTGCTGAGGATAAGTAGTTCATCTCCAGGAGGGAATTAACGTTGACAACCCCAGATCGTTTTATATCCGGAGCCATCGATTTAGGGCAGATTAAAGCACGTGCTGATGCCCAAGCCCAGGCGCAGAAAAGCACCGATAGCGTAGGCGGTATCCCCAGCTCGATGACGGTGACCGTAGAAAATCTGGAAACAGAAGTAATTCGTCGCAGTCTCCAGGTTCCGGTGATTGTTCTCATTGGTACAAGTGCCAGCCCGGATTCAGAACAGTTACGCAATCAGTTAGTAGAGCTAGCTCAGAGATCCCACCGAGGTTTCATATTCGGCTACGTCGACGCTGACCACAGCCCTGATCTAGCCCAAGTTTTTGGTGTTCGAGGACTTCCAACGGTGTTAGTGATAGCTGCCGGCCGGCCAGTAACTAGTTTTGAAGGCGGCCAACCTGCCGAGGTCGTAGAACAGTGGGTTAAGGATATTGTGACTAAGCTGGGACCTCAACTGTCGGGGCTTCCCGCCGAAGATGAAGCAGAGCAGGTATCTGAACCACGGGACCCACGTTATGAGGCTGCAGAAGCTGCCTTGGCAGATGAAGATTATGAGACAGCGAAACGCTATTACGCTCAAGTTTTAGAGGAAGACCCCGATAATGAGGATGCTCGACGTGCCTATGAGCGCACTCGATTGCTAGAGCGGCTAGCAGCGGCAGATATTAGCGAGGATCCTGGAGCCGTGGCTGACTGTGACCCTCATGATTTTGAAAAGGCCTTGGTCGCCGTTGACGCCGATATTGCCCAGGGGCGGGTAGAGGAAGGCTTGAGCAGGATGATTTCTTTCTTGAAGGGTGATCATCGCGATGAAGCGCGGGCGCGGCTCCTGGAGCTCTTTAACCTATTTGAGCCACATGATAGCTGCGTAATTAGAGCGCGGACTGCCATGGCTAGTGCCTTATTTTAGGGTTCGTGGAGCATATCCAGGAATGCGGTTTTTCCGGTTTTAAACTTAATGGATTATAAGATTTCGCCCATCTAAATAATTGTTATCCATTGTAAATTATGCGATATGTACGAGCTATCTAAACAAGGCATAAAAAAGAATGGACCTTTTTGACAATACGTTTTAAGTTTTCACACTAAAACAGTTGAGAAGTTCTGTCTTATATGTGTATATTTTTCTCAGGTCTCGACAAGAAGGAGATCGAGACAGAGTTTTGAGAGAGAAAGATTCACATGGATTTCTTACTGCAGATTCAGGAGATCGTCGGCGGCCCAATCAAGGACCTCCTAGTTCACTTGACCACCGCTGCTCCGCAAATCAACGTCGCAACCCCGCCGCCAGTCAATGTCACCGCACCGGAGCACCTGGACTTGGGTTCTACCTTTGGTGACATCAACGCTGGATCCACCTTCGGTAACATCCTCGAGGGAACTGGTTCTACCACTGGCAATATCCTGGAGGGAACCGGTTCTACCACCGGTGACATTCTCGGTGGCGCAGGTTCCTCCAACTTCTTGAACCAAGCTGGTTCCTCAGGATTGACCCTTCCTGGCCTGGGCGGCAAATAAGTTCTCTTGCTGAAATACTGATCTCCCGTGATAGGTTTTCTCCTATCACGGGAGATTTTCATGTTGGGAATTAATAATGAACCAAGGCCGCCTTAGGTTAACTAAGGCGGCCAGTAGTGTGTTCTCATTAACGGCTGAGACGATAATATTGGGTACTCATAGCCGGAATATGAAGATGAAGAGAATGAGGTTGATTATCCCATCCCTGATCTGAGCTATGGAGGCTGCTCGCCAAATCATTTCCTGCACCCTGATACACCGCAGCGTCAGAATTAAGGATGAGGTCAAAGCGCCCGCCGACCGGTAAGCCAAGAACATAATCCGGTTGGGAAGTCCCGCCGAAATTATTCACCACCAAGATGGCGGAGCCGTCGGAACCCCAGCGAAGATAAGCCAGAATATTATTGGCCGAGTCATCGGCCTTGAGCCACTGGAAGCCAGAAGGCTCGAAATCCTGGGTATGCAAAGTTGGTTCCTCTCGGTGCAATCTATTGAGATCACGAACCAACAAGTGGATACCGGCATGGTACTCACCTTCCCACCCTTCAGCATCACCGAAGGGGAGAGTAGTGGCTTCCGACCATTCCGAAATCTGGCCAAATTCCTGGCCCTGGAAGAGCAGTTTTTTACCGGGGTGAGAATACATATAGCCGTAGAGTGCCCTTAATCCGGCAGCTTTATTCCAGGTGTCACCGGGCATCCGCCCCCATAAGGAGCCTTTACCGTGGACTACTTCATCATGGCTGAAGGGCAGAACATAGCGTTCTGAATAGGCGTACACCATGGAGAAAGTTATCTCATTGTGGTGATAGGAACGATGTACTGGATCTAAGGAGAAATACCGGAGAGTGTCATTCATCCAGCCCATATTCCACTTGAGGGAGAAACCTAAGCCATCAGCCCATGTTGGTGCAGTAACCCCCGGCCAGGAAGTAGATTCCTCAGCGATCGTTAATACACCGGGGTGGACTCGGTGAACAGTGGCATTGACTTCTTGAAGGAACTGGACGGCGTCGAGGTTTTCTCGTCCCCCAAATTCATTCGGGAGCCATTCTCCTTCATTGCGTGAATAGTCCAAATAAAGCATCGAGGCTACCGCATCAACCCGGAGGCCATCGACGTGGAATTCATCCATCCAGTACAAGGCATTAGCCACGAGGAAATTGCGGACTTCGCGACGCCCGAAATCAAAAACGTGGGTTCCCCAGTCACGTTGTTCACCGCGACGCCAATCTGGGTGCTCATAGAGAGCTGGACCGTCGAATCGGGCAAGTGCGAAATCATCTTTCGGGAAGTGGCCGGGAACCCAGTCGATAATGACCCCTATCCCTGCTTGATGGAAAGCATCGATGAGCGCTCGAAGATCATCTGGGGATCCCCAGCGAGCGGTGGGGGCATAGTAGCCGGAAATCTGATAACCCCAGCTTCCACCAAAGGGATGCTCGGCAACAGGCATGAACTCCACATGAGTAAAACCGTTGTCTACTACATAAGACACCAGTTCAGTTGCTAAGTCACGATAACTGAGTCCCTGACGCCAACTGCCTAGATGCACCTCGTAAATACTCATGGGAGATGTGGCGACGTCTTGATCTGCCCGTCGAGCTAGCCAGTCTGCGTCGTTCCACTCATAATGAGACTCACTGACTATAGATGCAGTTCCCGGCGGCACTTCGGTGGCTTTAGCGAGAGGATCAGCTTTTTCTTTCCGAGTCCCATCCTGGGTAAGAATGGCAAATTTATATCGCGCCCCAGGGGCTACATCGGGAAGAAAAATCTCCCACACCCCGGTTGAGCCTAGAGCCCTCATGGGGTGTTGAGCCGGGTTCCAACCATTAAAATCACCGATCAGGGCGATGGAACGGGCGTTGGGGGCCCAGACCGCAAACGAGGTTCCTGGAACCGATCCCATGGTGGTTTGATAGGTATGCACATTCGCGCCAAGCACCTCCCAGAGGCGCTCATGGCGACCTTCATTAATGAAATAGAGGTCTTGTTCTCCCAGGGTTGGCAGGAAGTGATAGGGGTCTGCAGAGACCACTGGGCTTTGGCCTGGCCACGTAATAGCGAAACGATAATCTGCAGATTCCCGGCGCTCGAGAGAAGCAATCCAGATGTCATCACCGACCGGCACCATATCGACCCCGGTGCCGTCAATGAGAAGCTCGACGTGTTCAGCACCGATTTGTCGAGTCCGGATGACGGATCCGTGTGGAGTGGAGTGCCAGCCATAAAAGTCGTGCGGAGCCCAATGACTGCAATTACGAAGCAGATCAAGGTCTGATTCGGGAATGAAATCCTCAGGGTAGAGGGAATTAACGTCGCTCATAAAACTATCCTGATCAGGTTGGAAGATAATAAAACTAGCAAGAAATTAGCACTTTTAGGGGCGATAGTCCGCAACCTTTCGATAAGCCAGTTCTTCACGATCTTCTAAGGCAACAGTGGGAAGTTGGAAAATATGGGCCACATCACGCATTGGGTCCAGCCGCACAAAGTTGGTGTCAGACCAGGTGTAGCGGGCGTCTGTTATGAGATCATGAACTTCATAGTCGCCGTGACCGCTTAATCCGAGGGCTTCGCGATCAACCCGAACAGTGGCCTCTTGCGCATTGCGCGGATCCAAATTCACCACCACGAGAACGGAGTTTCCGCTTAATGGATCCACCTTAGAGTAAGCAATGATGTTGTCGTTATCCACTGCGTGGAACCGTAGGGTGCGCAGCTGTTGCAGGGCTGGATTATGGCGTCGGATGTCGTTGAGAGCAGTGATATATGGCTCAAGCGAATCGCCGCGGGCAACCGCACTCTCGAAATCCCGGGGTTTGAGCTGGTACTTTTCCGAATCCAGATATTCTTCACTCCCGGGCTTCACTGCCCTGTGTTCATAGAGCTCATAGCCGGAATAGACACCCCACAAGGGAGAAAGGGTGGCAGCCAAAGCCGCCCGAATGGCGAACATTGCTCGTCCTCCATATTGGAGGGAGGCATGAAGAATATCTGGGGTATTGACAAAAAGATTGGGGCGGAAGACATCTGCCATCTCTACCATGTCAGTAGCAAACTCGGTGAGCTCCTCTTTAGTCACCTTCCATGTGAAGTAGGTATATGACTGGGAGAAACCTGATTTTGCCAGCCCATATAACCGGGCTGGGCGGGTGAAAGCTTCAGCCAGGAAGATTACTTCTGGATTGGTGCGATGAATTTCCTCAATGAGCCACGCCCAGAATTCAGCTGGCTTGGTGTGGGGATTATCCACCCGGAACGTCGTTACTCCTAGATCCACCCAGTGCCGTACTACTCGGAGAATCTCGTGGTAGATCTCCTGGGGAGCATTAAAGAAGTTCAGCGGATAAATATCTTGATATTTCTTCGGCGGATTTTCAGCAAACGCGATGGTGCCATCGGCCAAAATGGTGAAGAATTCGGGATGTTCCTGGGCCCAGGGGTGATCTGGAGCGGCCTGAAGAGCTAAATCCAAGGCAATTTCTAAGCCCAAATCTCGGGCATGGCTTAGCAAATCGAGGAAATCTTGTTCAGTACCAAGCTCTGGATGAATTGCATCGTGTCCGCCTTCTTTAGCGCCAATGGCCCACGGCGAACCGACATCACCAGGTTCTGGGGTTAACGTGTTATTGCGGCCCTTGCGGTTAATTCTTCCAATGGGGTGAATCGGTGGGAAGTAGACGGTATCAAAACCCATGGCGGCTACCCGATCAAGGGCGGCGGAAGTCGTCGCGAAAGTCCCGTGAACAGGTTGCCCGTTTTCATCCCATCCGCCAGTAGAGCGAGGGAAAAGCTCGTACCAAGAATTGACGAGTGCTTCTCGGCGTTCGACGGAAATCTTGTGCACAGTACCGTGGCGTACTTCCTCACGCAACGGGTGCACCTGCAGAATATTAATAGTCTTGTCGCTCATTGCTTCGGAGACGCGAGCATGAAGGTCTCCTTCATTGGCGAGGACGTTGGCAACCGCGCGGAGATGTTCTGCCTCCGGGCCGGTATGTTCAGCAGCAGCACGACGAAATAGCTCGACGCCATGTGCTAAATCATTGGCTAACTGAGATTCGGTTTGACCTGCTTCCAATTTCTTAGAAACAGCCCAGCGCCAGGTGGCCATGGGATCACACCAAGCGTCAATCCGGAATTGCCATAGGCCGGGGCGATCCGGGGTAATAACGGCATGGGCGCGATCCACGTTTTCCCGATCTTGAGTCATCGTGATAGCGCGCGGAGTGTGTTCTCCGGGGGGTACTACCATGAGGGTTGCTCCCACGGCATCATGCCCCTCGCGCCATACCAGCGCGGTGATCGGGACCATTTCTCCCACCACGGCTTTGGAAGCTAGGCGGGTGCCAGAGATTTCAGGGCGGACATCATCGATCTGTCCGGACATGTCATCACCTTCGTTATATCGCTATCTTCTTCGGTGTCTACCTTAAAAGAGTAATGGAGGAACGGCAGCAGCACGCGGTGGTGAGAAGTTATGGGGGTAGTGCGGGTGCACAGGCTGTGTCACACCACCCGCGTGCGCAATTTTCCGTCATGATGGAAGAGTGTCTGATTATGATCAAGATCTTTTAGTTGATTTTCGCGGCGTCAGTTTTATCCGCGGTGGGCGCACACTCGTAGGCCCGGTGGATTGGCAAGTGGAATTGGATGAGCGGTGGGTGATTATAGGCCCCAACGGTGCTGGCAAAACTACGTTAATCCGGATGGCTTCGGCAGAGGAGTTCCCTAGCTCTGGAGAGGCCATCATTATGGGTGAAAAAATTGGACGCACTGATATGCGTGACTTACGCGCCATGATTGGGGTGTCATCCTCAGCGATAGGGAACCGGATTCCCGTTACTGAAAAGGTCGGAGATTTAGTCATCTCGGCCGGGTACGCCATTTTAGGTCGTTGGCGCGAGGAATATGACACCTTTGATGA
This genomic interval from Corynebacterium poyangense contains the following:
- a CDS encoding F0F1 ATP synthase subunit epsilon, encoding MADITVELVSVERMLWSGQATIVTAQTIEGEIGVLPGHEPMLGQLVENGVVTIRPVDGDRKVAAVQGGFISVSTEKVTILADFAVWADEVNQAQAEEESTSEDELIRSRAEAGLRALRRSQES
- the glgB gene encoding 1,4-alpha-glucan branching protein GlgB; protein product: MSDVNSLYPEDFIPESDLDLLRNCSHWAPHDFYGWHSTPHGSVIRTRQIGAEHVELLIDGTGVDMVPVGDDIWIASLERRESADYRFAITWPGQSPVVSADPYHFLPTLGEQDLYFINEGRHERLWEVLGANVHTYQTTMGSVPGTSFAVWAPNARSIALIGDFNGWNPAQHPMRALGSTGVWEIFLPDVAPGARYKFAILTQDGTRKEKADPLAKATEVPPGTASIVSESHYEWNDADWLARRADQDVATSPMSIYEVHLGSWRQGLSYRDLATELVSYVVDNGFTHVEFMPVAEHPFGGSWGYQISGYYAPTARWGSPDDLRALIDAFHQAGIGVIIDWVPGHFPKDDFALARFDGPALYEHPDWRRGEQRDWGTHVFDFGRREVRNFLVANALYWMDEFHVDGLRVDAVASMLYLDYSRNEGEWLPNEFGGRENLDAVQFLQEVNATVHRVHPGVLTIAEESTSWPGVTAPTWADGLGFSLKWNMGWMNDTLRYFSLDPVHRSYHHNEITFSMVYAYSERYVLPFSHDEVVHGKGSLWGRMPGDTWNKAAGLRALYGYMYSHPGKKLLFQGQEFGQISEWSEATTLPFGDAEGWEGEYHAGIHLLVRDLNRLHREEPTLHTQDFEPSGFQWLKADDSANNILAYLRWGSDGSAILVVNNFGGTSQPDYVLGLPVGGRFDLILNSDAAVYQGAGNDLASSLHSSDQGWDNQPHSLHLHIPAMSTQYYRLSR
- a CDS encoding F0F1 ATP synthase subunit gamma: MASLRDLRDRIRSVNSTKKITKAQELIATSRITKAQARVDASMPYAHEMQHVMERLAAASSLDHPMLHEREGGKVAAILVVSSDRGMCGGYNNNVFKKAAELEANLKNKGYEVVRYVTGNKGIGYYKFRELPVAGAWSGFSQDPSWDATHDVRRHLVDGFIAGSEGTAKSREGLNDPDGKGVRGFDQVHVVYTEFESMLSQTPRAHQLLPIEPVIEEEELHLGESALSDGDKVTADIEFEPDADTLLDQLLPKYISRSIFAMFLEASASESASRRNAMKSATDNATALVKDLSRVANQARQAQITQEITEIVGGAGALAESGESD
- a CDS encoding thiamine-binding protein; this encodes MIVAFSVAPTHTPTADAEMSEAVARAVRIVRASGLPCETNAMFTNIEGEWDEVMDVIRRATEVVAEVSPRVSLVIKADIRAGYSGQMQQKVASLEKHLSAEDK
- the atpD gene encoding F0F1 ATP synthase subunit beta produces the protein MTTALNEQTDQQTGTVGRVVRVIGAVVDVEFPRGELPALYNALTVEVTLEAVAKTITLEVAQHLGDNLVRTIAMAPTDGLVRGADVKDSGKPISVPVGDVVKGHVFNALGECLDEPGLGRDGEQWGIHRDPPPFDQLEGKTEILETGIKVIDLLTPYVKGGKIGLFGGAGVGKTVLIQEMITRIAREFSGTSVFAGVGERTREGTDLFLEMEEMGVLQDTALVFGQMDEPPGVRMRVALSGLTMAEYFRDVQHQDVLLFIDNIFRFTQAGSEVSTLLGRMPSAVGYQPTLADEMGVLQERITSTKGKSITSLQAVYVPADDYTDPAPATTFAHLDATTELDRGIASKGIYPAVNPLTSTSRILEPGIVGERHYEVAQRVIGILQKNKELQDIIAILGMDELSEEDKITVQRARRIERFLGQNFFVAEKFTGLPGSYVPLADTIDAFERICNGEFDHYPEQAFNGLGGLDDVEEAYKKMTEK
- a CDS encoding DUF2550 domain-containing protein, whose amino-acid sequence is MGYVTWCMVILLFALCSLGMWRFFMLRSRGTTVVLRRLPAEGLHGWRHGILHYRRNDLDYYKLRSLSPLADLVVHRSEVAVIGRRATSEPEASFLPPDLHILKLQIKNHGYELAINTRGEMALTAWLESAPDIRQERMDPKSLRKHLHP
- the atpA gene encoding F0F1 ATP synthase subunit alpha yields the protein MAELTISSDEIRGAIANYTSSYSAEASREEVGVVISTADGIAQVSGLPSVMTNELLEFPGGVIGVAQNLDTDSIGVVVLGNYESLNEGDEVKRTGEVLSIPVGDNFLGRVINPLGQPIDGLGAIEAEEDRVLELQAPSVLQRQPVEEPLQTGIKAIDAMTPIGRGQRQLIIGDRKTGKTAVCIDTILNQKANWESGDKNKQVRCIYVAIGQKGSTIASVRRTLEEHGALEYTTIVAAPASDSAGFKWLAPFSGAALGQHWMYQGNHVLIIYDDLTKQAEAYRAISLLLRRPPGREAYPGDVFYLHSRLLERAAKLSDDMGAGSMTALPIIETKANDVSAFIPTNVISITDGQVFLESDLFNQGVRPAINVGISVSRVGGAAQTKGMKKVAGSLRLDLAAYRDLEAFAAFASDLDASSKAQLERGQRLVELLKQPESSPQAVDFQMISIWLAGEGVFDVVPVEDVRRYESELHEYLHQNAPEVYQQIDGGAALSDESKETLLKANDEFAKGFRTTEGHTVVNEPEVAPLDDSEVQKNQLSVSRKSAKK
- the nucS gene encoding endonuclease NucS, whose product is MRLVIAHCSVDYVGRLSAHLPMADRLIMIKADGSVSIHADDRAYKPLNWMTPPCTVKEMTLDEDGDQQTPLILWVVENPKGEQLRITIQKLHHELSWELGEDPGLVKDGVEAHLQELLAEHIDTLGEGYRLIRREYPTAIGPVDILCRDETGATVAVEIKRRGGIDGVEQLTRYLELLNRDDVLAPVQGIFAAQQIKPQARTLAEDRGIRCVTLDYDALRGIESDELRLF
- a CDS encoding tetratricopeptide repeat protein codes for the protein MTTPDRFISGAIDLGQIKARADAQAQAQKSTDSVGGIPSSMTVTVENLETEVIRRSLQVPVIVLIGTSASPDSEQLRNQLVELAQRSHRGFIFGYVDADHSPDLAQVFGVRGLPTVLVIAAGRPVTSFEGGQPAEVVEQWVKDIVTKLGPQLSGLPAEDEAEQVSEPRDPRYEAAEAALADEDYETAKRYYAQVLEEDPDNEDARRAYERTRLLERLAAADISEDPGAVADCDPHDFEKALVAVDADIAQGRVEEGLSRMISFLKGDHRDEARARLLELFNLFEPHDSCVIRARTAMASALF